One genomic window of Streptomyces sp. NBC_01276 includes the following:
- the dcd gene encoding dCTP deaminase, giving the protein MILTGPEITGAAADGRIVISPFHAEQVNPNSYNVRLGDRLLTYTDEVIDAHRPNPTQEITIGEDGHVLEPGRLYLGHTMESVGSDLYVPLLFGRSSVGRLGLFVEITAPIGDIGFHGQWTLMLSPVQPLRVYPGMKIGQIMFFVSLGQVDLYDGKYQSSAGPQASRYWRDAAVPAP; this is encoded by the coding sequence ATGATCCTCACAGGTCCCGAGATCACGGGCGCGGCGGCCGACGGGCGCATCGTCATCTCCCCGTTCCACGCGGAACAGGTCAACCCCAACAGCTACAACGTCCGCCTGGGAGACCGGCTGCTGACCTACACGGACGAGGTCATCGACGCCCACCGCCCCAACCCGACGCAGGAGATCACCATCGGGGAGGACGGCCACGTCCTGGAACCCGGACGGCTCTACCTCGGTCACACCATGGAGAGCGTCGGCTCCGACCTGTACGTGCCCCTCCTCTTCGGGCGTTCCTCCGTCGGACGCCTCGGACTCTTCGTGGAGATCACCGCGCCCATCGGCGACATCGGCTTCCACGGCCAGTGGACGCTCATGCTGTCCCCGGTCCAGCCGCTGCGCGTCTACCCCGGGATGAAGATCGGCCAGATCATGTTCTTCGTGTCGCTCGGGCAGGTCGACCTCTACGACGGCAAGTACCAGTCCTCGGCGGGCCCGCAGGCGTCCCGCTACTGGAGGGACGCGGCGGTGCCGGCGCCGTGA
- a CDS encoding isochorismatase family protein, translating into MPEFDPATTALLTVECQNGVVGEESALPELAKEARDSGMLDRVAALAVAARAAGVRVLHAVAERRPDGLGSSTNARLFRAAERLPVRQLTGSRAVEVAAPITVAERDLVVRRLHGLSPMAGTDLDALLRNLGIRTLVVTGVSSNIAIPNTVFDAVNLGYAVVVPADAIAGVPASCTAEVIRNSLALVAEVTTTGALLARWAPAG; encoded by the coding sequence ATGCCGGAGTTCGATCCCGCCACCACCGCGCTGCTCACCGTCGAGTGCCAGAACGGTGTCGTCGGCGAGGAGAGCGCCCTGCCGGAGCTGGCGAAGGAGGCGCGGGACTCCGGGATGCTGGACCGCGTGGCCGCCCTCGCGGTCGCCGCGCGCGCCGCCGGCGTGCGGGTGCTGCACGCCGTCGCCGAGCGGCGGCCGGACGGGCTGGGGTCCAGTACCAACGCGCGGCTCTTCCGGGCCGCCGAGCGGCTGCCCGTGCGCCAGCTGACCGGGAGCCGGGCCGTCGAGGTCGCGGCCCCGATCACCGTGGCCGAACGGGACCTGGTGGTCCGGCGGCTGCACGGACTGTCCCCGATGGCCGGCACCGACCTGGACGCCCTCCTGCGCAACCTCGGCATCCGCACCCTCGTCGTCACCGGGGTCTCCTCCAACATCGCGATCCCCAACACCGTCTTCGACGCCGTCAACCTCGGGTACGCGGTCGTGGTGCCCGCCGACGCGATCGCCGGAGTGCCGGCCTCGTGCACCGCCGAGGTGATCCGCAACTCCCTCGCGCTGGTGGCGGAGGTCACCACGACCGGGGCCCTGCTCGCGCGGTGGGCTCCCGCGGGCTGA
- a CDS encoding methyltransferase, which translates to MTISDPMAAANLYRLAFGFIPAQMIHVAGRLGLPDLLARQGLTAGELAERTGAHAPSLRRLLRGLASLGLVEEAEGGVFRLTPAGTPLRADVPGSVRPMLMPYFDQAIWAAWGRLLDTVRTGEPSVESVTGGPVFAHFASEPGLAAEFHAAMAVSAGAEASAIAQLYDFTGVDTVVDVGGGSGALLAGVLGHHPRLRGVLVDTPTGVSGAPGTLASAGVSDRCEISARDFFESVPAGGDLYVIKSVLHDWDDERCVRILRNCRLAMKDTARVLIVEIVAPAAMDAATDPFLPVSDLNLLVLTRGRERTEEEFARVLGAAGLRLTRIGDPVGFNGYRMIEAAPAAAGSGDA; encoded by the coding sequence GTGACGATCAGCGATCCGATGGCGGCGGCCAATCTCTACCGCCTCGCCTTCGGCTTCATCCCCGCACAAATGATTCACGTCGCGGGCCGCCTGGGCCTCCCCGACCTGCTGGCGCGACAGGGCCTGACCGCCGGGGAGCTGGCGGAGCGGACCGGTGCGCACGCGCCCTCGCTGCGCCGGCTGCTGCGCGGGCTCGCCTCGCTCGGCCTGGTGGAGGAGGCGGAGGGCGGCGTCTTCCGGCTGACGCCGGCCGGTACGCCGCTGCGGGCGGACGTCCCCGGCTCAGTCCGCCCCATGCTGATGCCGTACTTCGACCAGGCCATCTGGGCCGCGTGGGGCCGGCTGCTGGACACCGTGCGCACCGGAGAGCCTTCGGTGGAATCGGTCACCGGCGGGCCCGTGTTCGCCCACTTCGCGTCCGAACCCGGCCTCGCCGCCGAGTTCCACGCCGCGATGGCCGTGAGCGCCGGCGCGGAGGCGAGCGCGATCGCCCAGCTGTACGACTTCACCGGCGTGGACACGGTCGTGGACGTCGGCGGCGGCTCCGGCGCCCTGCTCGCCGGTGTGCTGGGGCACCACCCCCGGCTGCGCGGCGTCCTCGTCGACACCCCCACCGGGGTGTCCGGCGCGCCCGGCACCCTGGCCTCAGCAGGGGTGTCGGACCGCTGCGAGATCTCGGCCCGGGACTTCTTCGAGTCCGTCCCCGCCGGCGGCGACCTGTACGTGATCAAGAGCGTCCTGCACGACTGGGACGACGAGCGGTGCGTGCGCATCCTGCGGAACTGCCGCCTGGCCATGAAGGACACGGCCCGGGTGCTGATCGTCGAGATCGTCGCGCCCGCCGCCATGGACGCCGCCACCGATCCCTTCCTGCCGGTGAGCGACCTCAACCTGCTGGTCCTCACCCGGGGCCGGGAACGGACCGAGGAAGAGTTCGCCCGCGTCCTCGGGGCCGCGGGCCTCCGGCTGACGCGCATCGGCGATCCGGTCGGGTTCAACGGCTACCGGATGATCGAGGCCGCCCCGGCGGCGGCGGGGAGCGGCGACGCATGA
- a CDS encoding diiron oxygenase: MTTTEESAAAPRTTIEDSAHGVGPSTLRRLAAAWPRRATVRTDMDRITGSEEYDPELLDYPVSLMPFGEHPDFLGAPEDKRRTVNTLGWIAYNERVVAAEEFVVNPTFEKLGHAVFPGVDRFEVKEIVRQSHIDEVWHTYMHMLGMQRTREARRVTAEPDCGHPVTNRLLYAAEGAAGERWQRDLLYLLWTTVGEVSVNAFLDLMAQDTTVQPMHSLIARLHARDEAAHGPVMIEVMKDVFVHLTREQQDFFVSRLPAGITAFCAEDFDWWLKVLEFAGIPKARDIIEDSRTGRGGQHAELLVTDFSGVRRLCRELGIENRVDFDFQAGNPGLAGRAT, from the coding sequence ATGACGACGACCGAGGAGTCCGCGGCCGCGCCCCGGACCACGATCGAGGACTCCGCCCACGGAGTCGGCCCCAGTACGCTCCGCCGCCTGGCCGCCGCCTGGCCCCGGCGGGCCACCGTGCGCACCGACATGGACAGGATCACCGGCTCCGAGGAGTACGACCCCGAACTGCTCGACTACCCGGTCTCCCTGATGCCGTTCGGTGAGCACCCGGACTTCCTGGGCGCCCCCGAGGACAAGCGCCGCACGGTGAACACCCTGGGCTGGATCGCGTACAACGAGCGTGTCGTCGCCGCCGAGGAGTTCGTCGTCAACCCGACCTTCGAGAAGCTCGGGCACGCGGTCTTCCCCGGTGTGGACCGGTTCGAGGTCAAGGAGATCGTCCGGCAGTCCCACATCGACGAGGTGTGGCACACGTACATGCACATGCTGGGCATGCAGCGCACGCGGGAGGCACGGCGGGTCACGGCCGAACCCGACTGCGGCCATCCCGTGACCAACCGTCTGCTGTACGCGGCGGAAGGGGCGGCGGGCGAGCGCTGGCAGAGGGACCTGCTGTACCTGCTGTGGACCACGGTCGGCGAGGTCAGCGTGAACGCCTTCCTCGACCTGATGGCACAGGACACCACCGTGCAGCCGATGCATTCCCTGATCGCCCGGCTGCACGCACGCGACGAGGCGGCGCACGGCCCGGTGATGATCGAGGTCATGAAGGACGTCTTCGTCCATCTGACCCGCGAGCAGCAGGACTTCTTCGTCTCCCGCCTTCCCGCCGGCATCACCGCCTTCTGCGCGGAGGACTTCGACTGGTGGCTGAAGGTGCTGGAGTTCGCGGGGATCCCCAAGGCCAGGGACATCATCGAGGACTCCCGGACGGGCCGCGGCGGACAGCACGCCGAGCTGCTCGTCACCGACTTCTCCGGAGTGCGGCGGCTGTGCCGCGAGCTCGGCATCGAGAACAGGGTGGACTTCGACTTCCAGGCCGGGAACCCCGGCCTGGCCGGAAGGGCGACATGA
- a CDS encoding deoxycytidine triphosphate deaminase: MILTRAAILTAVERGDITIEPFAAARVSPNAYDWHLGDRIRTFEGEELDAATATRVTEHVIPPEGMVLRPGRLYLGVTHERTHSERYAQMINGDRSLGALGIWVHVSAPLGHMGHAIHWTLEIRVAQPVRVYPGMPFGKIVFLSTAGQPSSYQQVGRKYARTDGIDISRLYEEL; this comes from the coding sequence GTGATCCTGACGCGAGCAGCCATCCTCACCGCCGTCGAGCGGGGCGACATCACCATCGAGCCCTTCGCCGCCGCCCGGGTCTCCCCCAACGCCTACGACTGGCACCTGGGCGACCGGATCCGGACCTTCGAGGGCGAGGAACTGGACGCGGCCACCGCCACCCGCGTCACCGAGCACGTCATCCCTCCGGAAGGCATGGTGCTACGGCCCGGCCGGCTCTACCTCGGCGTCACGCACGAGCGCACCCATTCGGAACGCTACGCACAGATGATCAACGGCGACCGCAGTCTCGGCGCCCTGGGCATCTGGGTGCATGTGTCCGCGCCCCTGGGACACATGGGCCACGCCATCCACTGGACCCTGGAGATCCGTGTGGCGCAGCCGGTCCGGGTCTACCCGGGCATGCCCTTCGGAAAGATCGTCTTCCTGTCCACCGCCGGGCAGCCCTCCAGCTACCAGCAGGTGGGCCGCAAGTACGCGCGGACGGACGGGATCGACATCTCCCGGCTCTACGAGGAGCTGTGA
- a CDS encoding HIT family protein, whose amino-acid sequence MSGEVTPQSDRCDFCEIVSGRLHAEILYEDESTVAFLDNTAVMEGHTLVIPRRHAADIWAVSEDEAADVMRTSHRMARILDGVFAPDGMTLFQANRPAGWQDVFHLHVHLVPRRDADHLHRPWSAERADPAALARTRRRVLGPQRADAPARGTNPSPAPVPGRPEEDRSRP is encoded by the coding sequence GTGTCCGGTGAGGTGACCCCGCAGTCCGACCGGTGCGACTTCTGCGAGATCGTGTCCGGCCGGCTCCACGCCGAGATCCTGTACGAGGACGAGTCGACCGTGGCCTTCCTCGACAACACCGCGGTGATGGAGGGCCACACCCTCGTCATCCCCCGTCGCCACGCGGCCGACATCTGGGCGGTCTCCGAGGACGAGGCGGCCGACGTGATGCGCACGTCCCACCGCATGGCCCGGATCCTGGACGGGGTGTTCGCCCCGGACGGCATGACCCTGTTCCAGGCCAACCGGCCCGCGGGCTGGCAGGACGTCTTCCACCTCCACGTCCACCTCGTTCCGCGCCGGGACGCCGACCACCTGCACCGCCCCTGGTCCGCGGAGCGCGCCGACCCCGCCGCGCTGGCCAGGACGCGCCGTCGCGTCCTCGGACCGCAACGCGCCGACGCCCCGGCCCGCGGCACGAACCCGTCCCCCGCCCCCGTTCCGGGCCGGCCCGAGGAGGATCGATCCCGACCGTGA
- a CDS encoding HAD family hydrolase, translating into MYSAALFDLDGTLIDTEPRSREAWSRLFRNHGVPFDEGTIRGFAGRPGREALLDHVHRFSGRSVDELFAEALHYTTLPDMPPVGTVPGAVELVARLRASGVPVALVTSGTRDYARSELTAIGALSHFDVMITADDVTCGKPDPQGYLAGCAALGVAPASTVVFEDAPAGVAAARSAGARVVAIASGHSREALRAADLIVPDLRDITWPPRFRPFSGATRSEG; encoded by the coding sequence ATGTACTCTGCCGCGCTGTTCGACCTGGACGGCACACTGATCGACACGGAGCCCCGCAGCCGTGAGGCGTGGTCACGTCTGTTCCGCAACCACGGCGTCCCGTTCGACGAGGGCACGATCAGGGGCTTCGCCGGACGTCCGGGCAGGGAAGCGCTCCTCGACCACGTCCACCGGTTCTCCGGCCGCAGCGTCGACGAGCTGTTCGCCGAGGCCCTCCACTACACCACCCTGCCCGACATGCCGCCCGTCGGGACCGTCCCCGGCGCCGTCGAACTGGTGGCCCGGCTGCGCGCCTCGGGCGTACCGGTGGCTCTGGTCACGTCGGGCACGCGCGACTACGCCCGTTCCGAGCTGACCGCCATCGGGGCGCTCTCCCACTTCGACGTCATGATCACCGCCGACGACGTGACCTGTGGCAAGCCGGATCCGCAGGGCTACCTCGCGGGCTGCGCGGCCCTGGGCGTGGCACCGGCGTCCACCGTGGTGTTCGAGGACGCCCCGGCCGGCGTGGCGGCGGCCAGGTCGGCGGGCGCCCGCGTCGTGGCGATCGCCTCCGGGCACTCCCGCGAGGCGCTCCGCGCCGCCGACCTGATCGTCCCCGACCTCAGGGACATCACCTGGCCCCCCAGGTTCCGTCCGTTCTCCGGTGCGACCCGATCGGAGGGCTGA
- a CDS encoding NAD(P)/FAD-dependent oxidoreductase yields the protein MDHYDVVVVGARSAGASTAMLFARAGYRVLLLDRSRFPSDTLSTQHIHRPGLRLLNRWGLLGRLADTGCPAVRRISYTLGDLRLEGAVPVEEGIDAVYAPRRFVLDSLVIDAAVESGVEFRPGCTVTGVLTGNGRVDGVRWRTASGATGRVRARLVVGADGMRSAMAGHFGSGVEREDAPLTCVYYGYWEGLPAQFEVFERTGRLIGVVGTHDELTLVAAYFPQEEFPEVRRDPRGSYLEALRTTAPELADRAASARRVERLRGTGSQLNFFRRTAGPGWVLVGDAACHKDSITGTGISDAFEQASLLAGAVGETLHDDRAADAALERYAAGHRRLMEPRYRTALDSARLEVTPERVEFTRWIAGDPASAEAFLSVAVSHIDPALLAPAAAAL from the coding sequence ATGGACCACTACGACGTCGTGGTCGTCGGCGCCCGCAGCGCGGGCGCCTCGACCGCCATGCTGTTCGCGCGGGCCGGCTACCGGGTCCTGCTCCTGGACCGGTCGCGGTTCCCCAGCGACACGCTCTCCACCCAGCACATCCACCGCCCCGGGCTGCGGCTGCTGAACCGGTGGGGCCTGCTGGGACGGCTCGCGGACACCGGTTGTCCCGCGGTGCGGCGGATCTCGTACACCCTCGGCGACCTCCGGCTGGAGGGCGCCGTGCCGGTCGAGGAGGGGATCGACGCCGTCTACGCCCCGCGGCGCTTCGTGCTGGACAGCCTCGTGATCGACGCGGCGGTCGAGTCCGGCGTCGAGTTCCGTCCGGGGTGCACCGTGACCGGCGTGCTGACCGGGAACGGCCGGGTGGACGGCGTGCGTTGGCGAACGGCCTCCGGCGCCACCGGCCGGGTCCGGGCCCGTCTGGTCGTGGGGGCGGACGGCATGCGCTCGGCCATGGCCGGGCACTTCGGCTCCGGAGTGGAGCGCGAGGACGCCCCGCTGACGTGCGTGTACTACGGGTACTGGGAGGGGCTCCCCGCGCAGTTCGAGGTGTTCGAGCGGACGGGCAGGCTGATCGGCGTCGTCGGTACGCACGACGAACTTACCCTGGTGGCGGCCTACTTCCCGCAGGAGGAGTTCCCGGAGGTCCGCCGGGACCCCCGGGGCTCGTACCTGGAGGCGTTGCGCACCACTGCGCCGGAACTGGCCGACCGCGCGGCGTCGGCGCGCAGGGTGGAGCGGCTGCGCGGTACGGGAAGCCAGCTCAACTTCTTCCGGAGGACGGCCGGCCCGGGGTGGGTGCTGGTCGGAGACGCCGCGTGCCACAAGGATTCGATCACCGGGACCGGCATCAGCGACGCCTTCGAGCAGGCCTCGCTGCTCGCCGGGGCGGTCGGGGAGACGCTGCACGACGACCGGGCGGCGGACGCCGCGCTGGAGCGGTACGCCGCGGGGCACCGGCGGCTCATGGAACCGAGGTACCGCACGGCGCTGGACAGCGCGCGGCTGGAGGTCACGCCGGAGCGGGTGGAGTTCACGCGCTGGATCGCGGGTGACCCGGCGTCCGCCGAGGCCTTCCTGTCGGTGGCGGTGAGCCACATCGACCCGGCCCTGCTGGCCCCGGCCGCGGCCGCACTGTGA
- a CDS encoding copper homeostasis protein CutC, with protein MREPVLEVVVTSVEEAVAAVAGGANRLEVATDMAADGMTPDLADFRRVRDSVSVPLRVMLRDHGGFRAADPDRLREAASALRAAGADAFVLGFLTPGGTLDLPAVTSVLSAVPGCRWTFHRAMDHAADRAAVRRALRGLPGLDTVLTAGSVTGVADGLDVLLSESAVLDPDGPGTGTGTGTGVCVMAGGGLLPRHVPALRAHGVDAFHVGTSVRHGGWGTPVDPAAVSRWRRLVESAAVEPGVLEPPVPESPGEESRPRVR; from the coding sequence ATGCGGGAACCCGTACTGGAAGTGGTCGTCACCTCCGTGGAAGAGGCCGTGGCCGCCGTCGCGGGCGGCGCGAACCGGCTGGAAGTGGCGACGGACATGGCCGCCGACGGCATGACCCCGGACCTCGCGGACTTCCGGCGCGTCCGGGACTCGGTGTCCGTCCCGCTGCGGGTCATGCTGCGGGACCACGGCGGCTTCCGGGCAGCCGACCCGGACCGGCTCCGCGAGGCGGCCTCCGCCCTGCGGGCGGCCGGAGCCGACGCGTTCGTCCTCGGATTCCTGACCCCGGGGGGCACGCTGGACCTGCCGGCGGTGACGTCCGTCCTCTCCGCGGTCCCCGGCTGCCGCTGGACCTTCCACCGCGCCATGGACCACGCCGCGGACCGCGCCGCGGTCCGCCGCGCCCTGCGCGGCCTGCCGGGCCTGGACACCGTCCTGACCGCCGGCAGCGTCACCGGTGTGGCCGACGGTCTGGACGTCCTGCTCTCGGAGTCCGCCGTCCTCGACCCGGACGGTCCCGGCACCGGCACCGGCACCGGCACCGGGGTGTGCGTGATGGCGGGCGGCGGGCTGCTGCCCCGGCACGTACCCGCCCTGCGCGCGCACGGCGTCGACGCCTTCCACGTCGGTACGTCGGTCCGCCACGGGGGCTGGGGCACCCCGGTCGACCCGGCCGCCGTCAGCCGGTGGCGCCGACTGGTCGAATCCGCCGCGGTCGAACCGGGCGTGCTCGAACCCCCCGTGCCCGAATCCCCCGGAGAGGAGTCCCGCCCCCGTGTCCGGTGA
- a CDS encoding cytochrome P450 — protein sequence MQTPSEPAPLLDFSPYRLLTEPEAVHRRMRAEPPVRFVREESGFSYWLISRYAEAREALAAPGLSNDPRRLGTAVDTHHAYSPMANNDPPDHTRLRRLVSHGFTRRRVAQLAPVAERTVGELLDGVAPSGRADVIADLAFPLPVLVICELLGVPTGDRAAFRAWADRTLSTNAGPRTREERSRRLRTYFTRLIAAKRATVRAASSPDEQPDLLSALVVAQERDGTLSDDELVGLAVLLLVAGHETTTNLIGNGLLTLLLHPDQLDRLRNDPSLLPAAVEELVRYEGSAGQSSLRVAVEDTVIGGTRIPRGSVVNIGLSLANRDPRVFTDPDTPDIRREPNPHLAFGHGIHFCLGAPLARMLAATAFGALLARLPHLALRVPPEELRWRQISILCGLTALPVSFDPVFPETSGS from the coding sequence GTGCAAACACCGTCGGAGCCCGCTCCACTGCTCGACTTCAGCCCCTACCGGCTGCTCACGGAACCCGAGGCCGTCCACCGGCGGATGCGCGCGGAGCCACCGGTGCGTTTCGTCAGGGAGGAGAGCGGGTTCTCCTACTGGCTGATCTCCCGGTACGCCGAGGCCCGCGAGGCACTCGCCGCACCGGGCCTGTCGAACGATCCGCGCCGCCTGGGCACCGCCGTCGACACCCACCACGCCTACTCCCCGATGGCGAACAACGACCCGCCGGACCACACCCGGCTGCGCCGGCTCGTCTCCCACGGTTTCACCCGCCGGCGCGTGGCGCAGCTCGCCCCCGTGGCCGAGCGCACCGTCGGGGAACTCCTGGACGGCGTGGCCCCGTCGGGCCGTGCCGACGTCATCGCCGACCTCGCCTTCCCGCTGCCGGTACTCGTCATCTGCGAGCTGCTCGGGGTGCCCACCGGGGACCGGGCGGCCTTCCGCGCCTGGGCGGACCGCACCCTGTCCACGAACGCGGGCCCGCGCACCCGGGAGGAGCGCTCACGCCGGCTGCGCACCTACTTCACCCGCCTGATCGCGGCGAAGCGCGCCACCGTCAGGGCCGCCTCCTCCCCCGACGAGCAGCCCGACCTGCTCAGCGCACTCGTCGTCGCCCAGGAGCGTGACGGCACCCTCTCGGACGACGAACTCGTGGGTCTCGCCGTCCTGCTCCTGGTGGCCGGACACGAAACGACGACCAACCTGATCGGCAACGGGCTGCTGACCCTGCTGCTCCACCCCGACCAGCTGGACCGGCTCCGCAACGACCCGTCCCTGCTTCCCGCCGCGGTGGAGGAGCTGGTGCGGTACGAGGGTTCCGCCGGTCAGTCCTCCCTGCGCGTCGCGGTCGAGGACACCGTCATCGGCGGAACCCGGATCCCCCGCGGCTCCGTCGTCAACATCGGCCTGTCACTGGCCAATCGGGACCCCCGCGTCTTCACGGATCCCGACACCCCGGACATCCGGCGGGAGCCCAACCCCCACCTGGCGTTCGGACACGGCATCCACTTCTGCCTCGGCGCACCCCTGGCCCGCATGCTCGCGGCGACGGCCTTCGGAGCCCTGCTGGCCCGGCTGCCGCACCTCGCACTGCGCGTACCTCCCGAGGAGCTGCGCTGGCGGCAGATCAGCATCCTCTGCGGCCTCACCGCACTCCCCGTTTCCTTTGATCCCGTTTTCCCTGAAACGAGTGGTTCGTGA
- a CDS encoding glycosyltransferase family 4 protein → MKILTGLDLPWGSPGGSVELLKDLYLVPDGPLSASDAFMLAPDGVPAPAGTGLPALLDVPGKQLDGEGFWSYVDRLTDALTTRFPPADQDVVHLQHLAFGATPALLRGYPKQPAIALVHGTDLLFAADHPTQADVLREATAAARAVVVPTAAMADQLRLLAPVAPDRVVHIPWGIPDRLLDRPPVRPARRDGDLRVLYAGRLTAEKGAAALVRAVSGTPGVRLSMAAPTAEFRRLSRVLDLSAARYLGWLSRPDLWAAFAEHDLLVIPSARLEAFGLTAVEAQACGLPVAYQPVPGLTDALGDSALPLDILAAPDRARETLAGLAADRSVLDDLRAAGHRNAALFPLSRTARELAALSARLG, encoded by the coding sequence GTGAAGATACTGACCGGGCTCGACCTGCCGTGGGGCAGTCCCGGTGGCAGCGTCGAGCTGCTCAAGGACCTCTACCTGGTTCCGGACGGGCCCCTGTCGGCGTCGGACGCCTTCATGCTGGCACCGGACGGAGTTCCGGCGCCGGCCGGGACCGGCCTGCCCGCCCTGCTCGACGTACCCGGCAAGCAGCTGGACGGCGAGGGCTTCTGGTCGTACGTCGACCGCCTCACCGACGCGCTCACCACCCGGTTCCCGCCCGCGGACCAGGACGTGGTCCACCTCCAGCACCTCGCCTTCGGCGCCACTCCGGCACTGCTGCGGGGCTACCCGAAGCAGCCTGCGATCGCCCTGGTCCACGGCACGGACCTGCTGTTCGCGGCGGACCATCCCACGCAGGCCGACGTACTGCGCGAGGCCACCGCCGCCGCGCGGGCGGTCGTGGTGCCGACGGCGGCGATGGCCGACCAGCTGCGCCTGCTCGCCCCCGTCGCCCCCGACCGCGTCGTCCACATCCCCTGGGGGATCCCGGACCGGCTGCTGGACCGGCCTCCCGTGCGGCCGGCCCGCCGCGACGGGGACCTCCGGGTCCTGTACGCCGGCCGCCTGACCGCGGAGAAGGGCGCCGCCGCACTGGTCCGCGCGGTGTCCGGAACCCCTGGCGTACGGCTCAGCATGGCGGCGCCGACCGCAGAGTTCCGGCGGCTCTCCCGGGTCCTGGACCTCTCCGCGGCGCGTTACCTGGGCTGGCTGAGCCGCCCGGACCTGTGGGCCGCCTTCGCCGAGCACGACCTGCTGGTGATCCCCTCGGCCAGGCTGGAGGCGTTCGGCCTGACGGCCGTCGAGGCCCAGGCCTGCGGCCTCCCGGTGGCCTACCAGCCGGTACCGGGACTGACGGACGCCCTGGGCGACTCGGCGCTGCCCCTCGACATCCTCGCCGCCCCCGACCGGGCGCGCGAGACGCTCGCGGGCCTGGCCGCGGACCGGAGCGTCCTGGACGACCTCCGCGCCGCCGGCCACCGGAACGCGGCACTGTTCCCGTTGTCCAGGACGGCCCGTGAACTGGCCGCGCTCTCCGCCCGGTTGGGCTGA
- a CDS encoding LuxR C-terminal-related transcriptional regulator: protein MGVSHTVTNEIEADCIRVLICDPHHLTRMGLASVLEREPDIAVVGEALHTRDVEGAVQRLRPHVALVSHDPDAMDGIAIAKVLRRTAWSTTPGVLMLSSRTDDEELLCALRGGIRGLLPGNCDPMSLPAAIRDIAGGAMVLKSPSAVQLIRLLLNRSPEMAPATSSQLSLLTGRERDVLALVANGHSNLMIAKMLSLSEATVKSHLYHLCQKLGLRDRTQAVILAYETGLVRPSAA from the coding sequence ATGGGGGTAAGTCACACTGTGACGAACGAAATTGAGGCCGACTGTATCCGTGTCCTGATCTGTGACCCGCACCATCTGACGCGCATGGGACTTGCCAGCGTCTTGGAGCGGGAACCGGACATCGCGGTGGTCGGAGAGGCGCTGCACACCCGGGACGTGGAGGGGGCCGTGCAGAGACTGCGTCCCCACGTGGCGTTGGTCAGTCACGATCCCGATGCCATGGACGGCATCGCCATCGCAAAGGTGCTGAGGAGAACCGCCTGGAGCACCACGCCGGGCGTCCTGATGCTCAGTTCCAGAACCGACGACGAGGAGCTGCTGTGCGCCCTGCGCGGCGGCATCCGCGGTCTGCTTCCGGGCAACTGCGATCCCATGTCGCTCCCGGCCGCCATCCGTGACATCGCCGGAGGCGCGATGGTGCTGAAGTCGCCCTCGGCGGTGCAGCTGATCAGGCTGCTGCTCAACCGGTCGCCGGAGATGGCTCCCGCCACCTCCTCGCAGCTCTCCCTGCTCACCGGCCGGGAACGCGACGTACTGGCGCTCGTCGCGAACGGTCATTCCAACCTGATGATCGCCAAGATGCTTTCGCTCAGCGAGGCCACGGTCAAGTCGCACCTGTACCACCTGTGCCAGAAGCTCGGCCTGCGCGACCGCACCCAGGCGGTGATCCTGGCCTACGAGACGGGTCTGGTCAGGCCTTCCGCGGCCTGA